The Aliivibrio fischeri genome contains a region encoding:
- the pepT gene encoding peptidase T: protein MKDLVERFLSYVSIDTQSNPSAPQCPSTEKQFNLANQLVSELNELELSDVSIDENGYVMGRLPSNVDYDVPAIGFIAHMDTAPDASGEDVKPQIINNYQGDTITLGTSGEELTPNQFPDLLNLIGHDLITTDGTTLLGADNKAGIAEILTAIAVLKANPEIPHGDICIGFTPDEEIGRGANLFDVKKFNAKWAYTIDGGPVGELEYENFNATSADVICHGVNVHPGTAKGKMVNSMNIAAQFQMMMPADETPEGTEGYEGFYHLKSMNAGVAKTELGYIVRDFSREGMAERKAFMQQKVNELNAKLEKGRVELVLTDSYFNMREMVEPHPHVIELAKEAMTACDIQPDIKPIRGGTDGARLSFMGLPCPNIFTGGYNFHGIHEFITINGMKQAVDVIVKIAELNAINNK, encoded by the coding sequence ATGAAAGACCTTGTAGAACGCTTTCTTTCTTATGTGAGTATTGATACTCAATCCAATCCTTCTGCACCACAATGTCCAAGCACTGAAAAACAATTCAATTTGGCTAACCAACTAGTTTCTGAATTAAATGAATTAGAACTTTCTGATGTCTCTATTGATGAAAATGGTTATGTCATGGGGCGTTTGCCTTCAAACGTAGACTATGATGTGCCTGCAATTGGCTTTATTGCTCACATGGACACAGCCCCTGATGCATCAGGTGAAGATGTAAAACCACAAATCATCAATAATTATCAAGGCGACACAATAACCCTTGGCACTAGTGGTGAAGAATTAACACCAAACCAGTTCCCTGACTTACTCAACTTAATCGGTCACGATTTGATCACCACAGATGGTACAACTTTACTTGGTGCTGATAACAAAGCAGGCATTGCCGAAATCCTAACTGCCATTGCTGTATTAAAAGCGAACCCAGAGATCCCACACGGTGATATTTGTATCGGCTTCACTCCCGATGAAGAGATTGGACGTGGCGCAAACCTATTTGATGTTAAGAAGTTCAATGCAAAATGGGCTTACACTATCGATGGCGGCCCTGTAGGTGAGTTGGAATATGAAAACTTTAATGCCACAAGTGCGGATGTCATTTGTCATGGTGTGAACGTTCATCCGGGTACGGCTAAAGGTAAGATGGTTAACTCCATGAATATCGCAGCTCAATTTCAAATGATGATGCCAGCAGATGAAACACCAGAAGGCACCGAAGGCTATGAAGGTTTCTATCATTTAAAATCAATGAACGCAGGCGTAGCCAAAACCGAACTTGGTTATATTGTTCGTGATTTTAGCCGTGAAGGTATGGCTGAGCGTAAAGCCTTTATGCAGCAAAAAGTGAATGAATTAAATGCAAAATTAGAGAAAGGTCGCGTTGAATTAGTCTTAACCGATAGCTACTTTAATATGCGTGAAATGGTAGAACCTCACCCACACGTGATTGAATTAGCTAAAGAAGCAATGACAGCGTGTGACATTCAACCTGATATCAAGCCTATTCGTGGCGGTACGGATGGCGCTCGTTTATCCTTCATGGGTTTACCTTGCCCTAATATCTTTACAGGTGGTTATAACTTCCACGGTATTCATGAATTCATTACGATTAATGGCATGAAACAAGCGGTTGATGTGATTGTGAAAATTGCAGAGTTGAACGCCATCAACAATAAGTAA
- a CDS encoding helix-turn-helix domain-containing protein encodes MLDESTSMESISRRIEARKTELGLSNSQIATACDVSTRTVINWTSGLSSPHISKLIPLSFILRKEIGWIISGSDNIPDWLGVTMSDVIEFHQELSKYSKSERTMLFKSISNLIEQFGFILKAKDKK; translated from the coding sequence GTGTTAGATGAAAGCACCTCTATGGAAAGCATTTCTCGACGGATCGAGGCAAGAAAAACAGAGCTAGGACTATCTAATTCTCAAATTGCTACAGCATGTGACGTCTCTACAAGAACGGTAATTAACTGGACTAGCGGACTTTCTAGCCCTCATATATCCAAATTGATCCCTTTAAGCTTTATTCTGAGAAAAGAGATTGGTTGGATCATTTCAGGTAGTGATAATATTCCCGACTGGCTAGGGGTCACAATGTCTGATGTTATTGAGTTCCATCAGGAACTATCAAAATACTCGAAATCAGAACGTACTATGTTGTTTAAATCTATCAGCAATTTAATTGAACAATTTGGTTTCATCTTAAAAGCTAAAGATAAGAAATAA
- a CDS encoding helix-turn-helix transcriptional regulator, whose protein sequence is MAIARHIQASVTFDTLPSDIYLLFDAFRSNTETRSHSHSWGQLQIISGGILELEAEGHRFLAPSHFAIWVPAGVQHQSYNRKPIAYCSVNIIPELAKQLPDHTCLLEVSPLVEVLIAELRENKIQQPQNEQQERLIHVLFDQLLIAKQSERFLPTSQDKLLKPILEALEANPADETSLAQWAARNHTTERTLARHCQNELGMSFTEWRLRIRYLYSLDLLRKKMSIKEIAFSLGYNQTSPFITMFKRYADCTPEQYKLKHSI, encoded by the coding sequence ATGGCAATAGCAAGACATATTCAAGCATCGGTTACTTTTGATACTTTGCCATCGGACATTTATCTATTATTTGATGCATTTCGCTCTAACACAGAGACAAGATCTCATTCTCACTCTTGGGGGCAATTACAAATTATAAGTGGTGGGATTTTAGAGTTAGAAGCAGAAGGGCATCGTTTTTTAGCACCTTCTCATTTTGCTATATGGGTACCTGCTGGTGTGCAACACCAAAGTTATAATCGAAAACCGATAGCGTATTGTTCGGTAAATATTATCCCTGAACTTGCGAAACAATTACCTGACCATACCTGTTTATTAGAAGTCAGCCCTTTAGTTGAAGTTTTAATTGCGGAATTACGTGAGAATAAGATCCAGCAACCTCAGAATGAACAGCAGGAAAGGTTAATTCATGTTCTTTTTGATCAGCTTCTAATTGCTAAGCAGAGTGAGCGATTTTTACCTACATCACAAGATAAGTTGCTTAAACCTATTTTAGAGGCGCTAGAAGCGAATCCTGCAGATGAAACATCTTTAGCTCAATGGGCAGCAAGAAATCATACAACAGAAAGAACATTGGCTCGTCATTGCCAAAATGAATTAGGCATGAGTTTTACTGAATGGCGCTTACGGATCCGATACCTTTATTCTTTGGATTTATTGCGAAAGAAGATGTCGATTAAAGAAATTGCGTTTAGTTTAGGCTATAACCAAACCAGTCCTTTTATCACTATGTTTAAACGATACGCGGATTGCACTCCCGAGCAGTATAAATTAAAACATTCAATATAA
- a CDS encoding MmcQ/YjbR family DNA-binding protein, which produces MIRNEYIDYLLAKPCCEDSFPFGPEAHVFKVFNKMFALIGYRNEQLSITLKAAPEDVTFLTEEFTSIERGYHMNKKHWITITPSSDITVSMIEAWIDDSYSLVTSKLTKLEKSQIKK; this is translated from the coding sequence GTGATACGAAATGAATATATTGATTATCTATTAGCGAAACCATGCTGTGAAGATTCTTTTCCATTTGGTCCTGAAGCTCATGTTTTTAAGGTATTTAATAAAATGTTTGCACTTATAGGGTATAGGAATGAACAGTTAAGCATTACCCTTAAAGCGGCACCGGAAGATGTTACGTTTTTAACGGAGGAATTTACCTCTATTGAACGAGGTTATCATATGAACAAAAAGCATTGGATAACCATTACGCCTTCAAGTGATATTACAGTCAGTATGATAGAAGCGTGGATTGATGACTCATATTCTCTGGTTACATCAAAGTTAACCAAATTAGAGAAAAGTCAGATTAAAAAATAA